In Micromonospora purpureochromogenes, a single window of DNA contains:
- a CDS encoding GGDEF domain-containing protein, producing the protein MNERRRRMLLTAALHVVSHGIAVLYCLMTIGEPNRPLMLTAYSCGMASGAVGIWAARTVTTKAAGYRVSFTILLVTIAMAALGAYWDGGAASPAALGFVTTTVFVASYTPHLRLMMALEALLLASYLAVAALGQPARPGHVFLYMAGMLVLISVCSTQTRKLARQRSQLRALAALDPLTGALNRRGLAEFTQHLFRRCGRAGPAMLCLDLDDFKSVNDRLGHAAGDDLLKRTVAATREVLRPEDAVARVGGDEFVVVLSDADEATVRTVAARIEAAVRRHTGVSIGSATAPHDGDTLETLLHVADRRLYRVKQQRRGGDRPLDGHGLLSTDTVGA; encoded by the coding sequence GTGAACGAGCGCCGGCGAAGGATGCTGCTCACCGCGGCGTTGCACGTCGTATCGCACGGCATCGCCGTCCTCTACTGCCTGATGACGATCGGCGAACCGAACCGGCCCCTGATGCTCACCGCCTACAGCTGCGGGATGGCGTCCGGCGCCGTCGGCATCTGGGCGGCGCGGACGGTGACCACGAAGGCCGCGGGCTACCGGGTCTCGTTCACCATCCTGCTGGTCACCATCGCCATGGCGGCGCTCGGCGCGTACTGGGACGGCGGGGCCGCCTCACCGGCCGCCCTGGGGTTCGTGACCACCACGGTGTTCGTGGCCAGCTACACACCGCACCTGCGGCTGATGATGGCGCTGGAGGCGCTCCTGCTCGCGTCGTACCTCGCCGTCGCCGCCCTCGGGCAACCGGCACGGCCCGGCCACGTCTTCCTCTACATGGCGGGCATGCTGGTCCTGATCTCGGTCTGCTCCACCCAGACCCGGAAGCTGGCGCGGCAGCGGTCCCAGCTGCGCGCCCTGGCGGCGCTGGACCCGTTGACCGGCGCCCTGAACCGGCGCGGCCTGGCGGAGTTCACCCAGCACCTGTTCCGCCGGTGCGGTCGCGCCGGTCCGGCCATGCTCTGCCTGGATCTCGACGACTTCAAGAGCGTCAACGACCGCCTCGGGCACGCCGCCGGCGACGACCTGCTGAAGCGGACGGTGGCGGCGACGCGGGAGGTGCTGCGCCCCGAGGACGCCGTCGCCCGGGTCGGCGGTGACGAGTTCGTGGTCGTCCTCAGCGACGCCGACGAGGCGACGGTACGGACGGTGGCGGCCCGGATCGAGGCGGCGGTACGCCGGCACACCGGCGTCAGCATCGGCTCGGCCACGGCCCCGCACGACGGCGACACGTTGGAGACCCTGCTGCACGTGGCCGACCGGCGCCTCTACCGGGTGAAGCAGCAGCGCCGCGGCGGCGACCGGCCGCTCGACGGCCACGGACTGCTGTCCACCGACACCGTCGGCGCGTGA